Proteins encoded in a region of the Mycolicibacterium neoaurum genome:
- a CDS encoding wax ester/triacylglycerol synthase family O-acyltransferase: MSRVPLDAAGLPQKLNGVDTLLHRGEANPRTRSGIMGVELLDTTPDWERFRAVFEQASRKVLRLRQKVVMPTLPTAAPRWVVDPDFNLDFHVRRVRAPEPGTLREVLDIAEIALQSPMDITRPLWSATLVEGLADGRAATILHLSHAVADGVGTVEMFAHIYNLERDVEIGELAPLPIPQDLSSNDLMKLGLNRMPMKITNSVLGLVGGAVHAVTNVVKDPAAAVSGVVDYALSTTRVSRPVADHSPLLRRRSLSSHSEAIDIVFADLHTAAKAVGGSINDAYLAGLCGALRYYHVAKGMPIDTLPMAVPVNLRSDDDPAGGNRFAGINLAAPIGIADPERRIKAIRSQMTSKREERAIDMVGSIAPIASFLPDAVLESVAGSVVNSDVQASNVPVYPGDTFIAGAKVLRHYGLGPLPGVAMMAVLVSRGGYVTVTTRYDKAAINDAQLWRRSLVQGFDEVLALGGDGRTAAASFSMSETTSSNGSAAQ, from the coding sequence ATGAGCAGAGTGCCGTTGGATGCGGCGGGGCTGCCCCAGAAACTGAACGGCGTCGACACGCTGCTGCACCGCGGTGAGGCCAATCCGCGGACGCGGTCCGGGATCATGGGTGTCGAACTGCTTGACACGACTCCCGATTGGGAGCGGTTCCGGGCGGTATTCGAGCAGGCATCCCGCAAGGTGCTTCGGCTACGCCAGAAGGTGGTGATGCCGACCCTGCCCACTGCGGCGCCGCGCTGGGTGGTCGATCCGGATTTCAACCTCGACTTCCACGTCCGCAGGGTGCGGGCACCCGAACCGGGCACGCTGCGCGAGGTCCTCGACATCGCCGAGATCGCGCTGCAGTCGCCGATGGACATCACCCGCCCACTGTGGAGCGCCACCCTCGTCGAGGGTCTGGCCGACGGCCGTGCCGCCACCATCCTGCACCTGAGCCATGCCGTCGCCGACGGTGTCGGCACCGTCGAGATGTTCGCCCACATCTACAATCTGGAGCGCGACGTCGAGATCGGGGAGCTTGCGCCGCTGCCGATTCCGCAGGACCTGTCGTCCAACGACCTGATGAAACTGGGCCTCAACCGGATGCCCATGAAGATCACCAACAGCGTGCTGGGTCTGGTCGGCGGTGCGGTGCACGCGGTCACCAACGTCGTCAAGGATCCGGCCGCGGCGGTCAGCGGCGTCGTCGATTACGCACTGTCGACCACCCGGGTGTCGCGGCCGGTGGCCGACCACTCGCCGTTGTTGCGCCGGCGCAGCCTGAGCTCCCACAGCGAGGCGATCGATATCGTGTTCGCCGATCTGCACACGGCCGCCAAGGCCGTCGGTGGGTCCATCAACGACGCCTACCTGGCCGGCCTGTGCGGAGCGCTGCGGTATTACCACGTGGCCAAGGGCATGCCGATCGATACCTTGCCGATGGCGGTACCGGTCAACCTGCGCTCCGACGACGACCCGGCCGGCGGAAACCGTTTCGCCGGTATCAATCTCGCCGCACCGATCGGTATCGCCGACCCCGAACGCCGGATCAAGGCCATTCGATCGCAGATGACCAGCAAGCGCGAGGAACGAGCGATCGACATGGTCGGTTCGATCGCTCCGATCGCGAGTTTCCTGCCCGATGCCGTCCTCGAATCGGTCGCCGGTTCGGTGGTGAACTCCGATGTCCAGGCCTCCAACGTGCCCGTCTATCCCGGTGACACCTTCATCGCCGGGGCGAAGGTGCTGCGGCACTACGGACTTGGTCCGTTACCTGGTGTGGCGATGATGGCGGTGCTGGTCTCGCGTGGCGGATACGTCACGGTCACCACCCGCTACGACAAGGCCGCCATCAACGACGCGCAGCTGTGGCGACGCAGCCTTGTCCAGGGCTTCGACGAGGTCCTGGCCCTGGGCGGCGACGGTCGCACCGCGGCCGCATCATTCAGCATGTCCGAAACCACATCGTCGAATGGGAGTGCCGCGCAATGA
- a CDS encoding glycerol-3-phosphate 1-O-acyltransferase, translated as MKPVAEDFATFSPTGDTLVLAAVGSPAEQELLDHWLAQQQRERPEARVEVLLLPDHSDDPPATVMARLVQLLSADPDRSVVPVRIFWVPGGLPTRSKVVALISGRDTYRPPELLQRRILRKNPARARVVAGEPAKVSELRQQWQDTTTAENPREFARFVIRRAILAIERVELRLLGPEYKSPRLVKPEMLASSRFREGLDQIPGATIEKAGEMLDELSTGWSRFSVDLIPTLGRAIFSRGFDPHIDYDSAEIEAMRGALEVHPAVLLFSHRSYLDGVIVPVAMQENRLPPVHTFAGINLSFGFMGPIFRHSGVIFLRRKLDDPLYKYVLRQFVGYIVEKRFNLNWSIEGTRSRTGKMLPPKLGLLSYVADAYLDGRSEDILLQPVSISFDQLHETAEYAEYARGGEKTPESVSWLYNFIKAQGERNYGKIYVRFPEAVSMRQYLGEPNGPIAQSPEAKRLAMQKMAFEVAWRIVQVTPVNATGLVSALLLAARGVALTVDQLHHTFADALDYLERREIPMTNSVLRLRTKEGVRAAVDALSGGHPVTRVDGGREPVWRIAPENEHEAAFYRNSIIYAFLETSIIELALAHAATAESDWLDAFWSQVLRLRDLLKFEFYFADSVAFRENVTREMSWVDGWEERIAEGPESILELLRVKQPLLGAAMLRPFFEAYEIVADVLRDASAEISEPDLTKLALGVGRQHVAQGRVRSAESVSALLFATARQVVADQNLLRRAPDLSERRQAFLTEIRGILADLNTVEKTAFRQYRRRERESRRPTTG; from the coding sequence GTGAAACCGGTCGCTGAGGATTTCGCCACCTTCAGTCCGACCGGGGACACCCTGGTGTTGGCCGCGGTCGGCTCGCCCGCCGAGCAGGAGTTGCTCGACCACTGGCTGGCCCAACAGCAGCGTGAGCGGCCCGAGGCCCGTGTCGAGGTGCTGCTGCTGCCCGATCATTCCGATGATCCACCCGCCACCGTGATGGCCCGATTGGTCCAACTGCTTTCGGCGGACCCGGACCGATCCGTCGTGCCGGTGCGCATCTTCTGGGTGCCCGGCGGATTGCCCACCCGGTCAAAGGTGGTTGCCCTGATCTCCGGCCGTGACACCTATCGGCCGCCGGAACTGTTGCAGCGCCGAATCCTGCGCAAGAACCCGGCCCGCGCGCGGGTGGTTGCCGGTGAACCCGCCAAGGTCTCCGAGCTCCGGCAGCAGTGGCAGGACACCACCACCGCCGAGAACCCGCGCGAATTCGCCCGTTTCGTCATCCGCAGGGCGATTCTGGCCATCGAACGGGTCGAGCTGCGACTGCTCGGCCCCGAGTACAAGTCGCCGCGGTTGGTCAAGCCGGAGATGCTGGCCTCATCGCGGTTCCGGGAGGGTTTGGACCAGATTCCCGGCGCGACCATCGAGAAGGCCGGGGAGATGCTCGACGAGCTCTCCACCGGCTGGAGCCGGTTCTCTGTCGACCTGATCCCCACCCTGGGACGGGCGATCTTCAGTCGTGGTTTCGATCCACACATCGATTACGACAGCGCCGAGATCGAGGCCATGCGCGGGGCGCTGGAGGTCCATCCGGCCGTTCTGCTGTTCTCCCATCGCTCCTATCTCGATGGGGTCATCGTCCCGGTCGCCATGCAGGAGAACCGGTTGCCGCCGGTGCACACCTTCGCCGGGATCAACCTGTCCTTCGGGTTCATGGGGCCGATCTTCCGGCACTCCGGGGTCATCTTCCTGCGCCGCAAACTCGACGATCCGCTGTACAAATACGTGCTGCGCCAGTTCGTCGGCTATATCGTGGAAAAGCGGTTCAACCTCAACTGGTCCATCGAGGGCACCCGGTCGCGCACCGGAAAGATGTTGCCGCCCAAGCTCGGTCTGTTGTCCTACGTCGCCGACGCCTATCTCGACGGCCGCAGCGAGGACATCCTGCTGCAGCCGGTGTCGATCAGCTTCGACCAGCTGCACGAGACCGCCGAATACGCCGAGTACGCCCGTGGCGGGGAGAAGACGCCCGAAAGCGTCAGCTGGCTCTACAACTTCATCAAGGCCCAGGGCGAACGCAACTACGGCAAGATCTACGTCCGCTTCCCCGAAGCCGTGTCCATGCGGCAGTACCTCGGCGAGCCCAACGGTCCCATCGCCCAAAGCCCCGAGGCGAAGCGTCTGGCCATGCAGAAGATGGCCTTCGAGGTGGCCTGGCGCATCGTGCAGGTCACCCCGGTCAACGCCACCGGGCTAGTCTCGGCGCTACTGCTGGCCGCGCGCGGAGTGGCGCTGACCGTCGACCAGTTGCACCATACTTTCGCCGACGCCTTGGATTACCTTGAGCGCCGCGAGATCCCGATGACCAACAGCGTGCTGCGGTTGCGCACCAAGGAGGGGGTGCGCGCGGCGGTGGATGCGCTCTCCGGTGGCCATCCGGTCACCAGAGTCGACGGCGGGCGTGAACCGGTCTGGCGGATCGCACCGGAGAACGAGCATGAGGCGGCGTTCTACCGCAACTCGATCATCTACGCGTTTTTGGAGACCTCGATCATCGAATTGGCGCTCGCGCACGCCGCGACCGCCGAGTCCGATTGGCTCGACGCGTTCTGGTCCCAGGTGCTGCGCCTGCGCGACCTGCTCAAGTTCGAGTTCTACTTCGCCGATTCGGTGGCCTTCCGCGAGAACGTGACCCGGGAGATGAGCTGGGTCGACGGCTGGGAGGAGCGCATCGCCGAGGGCCCCGAGTCGATCCTCGAGCTGCTGCGCGTCAAGCAACCACTATTGGGTGCGGCCATGTTGCGGCCGTTCTTCGAGGCCTATGAGATCGTCGCCGACGTGCTGCGCGACGCCTCGGCCGAGATCTCCGAACCCGATCTGACCAAGCTCGCGCTCGGCGTCGGACGTCAGCACGTCGCCCAGGGCAGGGTGCGCAGCGCCGAGTCGGTCTCGGCTCTGCTGTTCGCCACGGCCAGACAGGTGGTCGCCGATCAGAACCTGCTGCGTCGTGCGCCCGATCTGTCCGAACGGCGTCAGGCCTTCCTCACCGAGATCCGCGGGATTCTCGCCGACCTGAACACCGTCGAGAAGACGGCGTTCCGCCAGTACCGCCGGCGTGAGCGGGAGTCACGCCGCCCCACGACCGGCTGA
- a CDS encoding group I intron-associated PD-(D/E)XK endonuclease, which translates to MASHHTKDKGDLGVAKAFSDLVAKGYTMLFPATEHAAFDLVAYRAGVFIRVQVKYRCARAGVIKLNLRSTWADRHGVHSVPIDKDAVDVICIYCPDTDECYYIRPTDHGVSVNLRIAAPRNGQQKRILAAAAFRDLPNPPADTRVPA; encoded by the coding sequence ATGGCTTCGCACCACACGAAGGACAAAGGTGATCTGGGCGTCGCCAAGGCCTTCTCGGATCTGGTGGCCAAGGGCTACACCATGCTCTTCCCGGCCACCGAGCATGCTGCCTTCGACCTGGTCGCCTACCGGGCGGGCGTGTTCATCAGGGTCCAGGTGAAGTACCGATGCGCGCGTGCCGGGGTCATCAAGCTGAATCTGCGATCGACTTGGGCGGATCGACACGGCGTCCATTCGGTACCCATCGACAAGGACGCCGTCGACGTCATCTGCATCTACTGCCCCGACACCGACGAGTGCTACTACATCCGGCCGACCGATCACGGTGTCTCGGTGAACTTGCGGATCGCCGCGCCGAGGAACGGTCAGCAGAAGCGGATCCTGGCGGCTGCGGCGTTCCGCGATCTGCCGAACCCGCCCGCGGATACGCGCGTCCCGGCGTGA
- a CDS encoding HAD-IB family hydrolase/lysophospholipid acyltransferase family protein, producing the protein MSPADGESPVMRLPGTVAEIEASPEGPEVGAFFDLDGTLVAGFTGVLMTQDRLRRGQMSAGEFIGMVQAGINHQLGRSEFEDLIGKGARMLRGNSVSDLDELGERLFVQHVRDRIYPEMRAMVRAHQARGHTVVLSSSALTVQVEPVAKFLGIDNILSNKFIADDDGLITGEVAEPIIWGPGKAHAVQKFSAENGVDLAKSYFYADGDEDVALMYLVGNPRPTNPAGKLAAVAAKRGWPILKFTSRSGSSPISQIRTLASLATIPTVAAGAIGLGLLTRNKRVGVNFFTSNWSKLLMLTTGIGLNVLGEENLTKQRPAVFIFNHRNQADPMIAGHLVNTDFTGVGKKELERNPLMGPLGKVMDAAFIDREDTQSAIEGLHKVEELAKKGLSILIAPEGTRLDTTEVGPFKKGPFRIAMAAGIPIVPIVIRNAEVIAARDSSTFNSGKVDVAVFPPIPVDDWNQDNLTERIAEVRQLYLDTLASWPVGDLPDHAVYRNRKGRQ; encoded by the coding sequence ATGAGTCCCGCCGACGGCGAATCGCCGGTGATGCGGCTGCCGGGAACGGTCGCCGAGATCGAGGCCAGCCCCGAGGGGCCCGAGGTCGGCGCCTTCTTCGATCTGGACGGCACGTTGGTGGCCGGGTTCACGGGCGTGTTGATGACCCAGGACCGGCTGCGCCGCGGGCAGATGAGCGCGGGAGAGTTCATCGGGATGGTGCAGGCCGGTATCAACCATCAACTCGGTCGCTCGGAGTTCGAGGATCTGATCGGCAAGGGTGCCCGGATGCTGCGCGGGAACTCCGTCAGTGATCTCGACGAACTGGGGGAGCGGCTGTTCGTCCAGCACGTCCGGGATCGCATCTACCCCGAGATGCGTGCGATGGTGCGTGCCCACCAGGCCCGCGGACACACCGTCGTGCTGAGCTCCAGTGCGTTGACCGTCCAGGTCGAGCCCGTCGCCAAATTCCTGGGCATCGACAACATCTTGAGCAACAAGTTCATCGCCGACGACGACGGACTGATCACCGGTGAGGTTGCCGAGCCGATCATCTGGGGACCCGGCAAAGCCCATGCGGTACAGAAGTTCTCGGCCGAGAACGGGGTCGATCTGGCCAAGAGTTACTTCTATGCCGACGGCGACGAGGATGTCGCGCTGATGTACCTCGTCGGTAATCCGCGGCCGACCAACCCGGCCGGGAAACTGGCCGCGGTGGCTGCCAAGCGGGGATGGCCGATCCTCAAGTTCACCAGCCGCAGCGGCAGCAGCCCCATCTCGCAGATCCGCACCCTGGCCAGCCTGGCCACCATCCCCACGGTGGCCGCCGGTGCCATCGGGTTGGGGCTGCTGACACGCAACAAACGGGTCGGCGTCAACTTCTTCACGTCCAACTGGAGCAAGCTGCTGATGCTGACCACCGGCATCGGTCTCAATGTGCTCGGCGAGGAAAATCTGACCAAACAACGGCCTGCGGTGTTCATCTTCAATCACCGCAACCAGGCCGACCCGATGATCGCCGGCCATCTGGTCAACACCGACTTCACCGGAGTGGGGAAAAAGGAGCTGGAGCGCAACCCGCTGATGGGTCCGCTCGGCAAGGTGATGGATGCGGCGTTCATCGACCGCGAGGACACCCAGTCCGCGATCGAGGGCCTGCACAAGGTGGAAGAGCTTGCCAAGAAGGGGCTTTCGATCCTGATCGCGCCGGAGGGTACCCGGCTCGACACCACCGAGGTGGGTCCGTTCAAGAAGGGACCGTTCCGCATCGCGATGGCTGCGGGGATTCCGATCGTGCCGATCGTCATCCGCAATGCCGAGGTCATCGCCGCCCGCGACTCCAGCACGTTCAACTCGGGCAAGGTCGACGTCGCGGTGTTCCCGCCGATACCCGTCGACGACTGGAACCAGGACAATCTCACGGAGCGGATCGCCGAGGTGCGCCAGCTGTATCTGGACACGTTGGCATCGTGGCCCGTCGGTGATCTGCCCGACCACGCCGTCTATCGCAATCGGAAAGGGCGCCAGTGA